Proteins encoded within one genomic window of Setaria italica strain Yugu1 chromosome IV, Setaria_italica_v2.0, whole genome shotgun sequence:
- the LOC101785369 gene encoding two-component response regulator ORR22 yields MLLGAARMEEKKGLMMGRERDRFPVGMRVLAVDDDPVCLKVLETLLRRCHYHVTTTNQAITALKLLRENRDMFDLVISDVHMPDMDGFKLLELVGLEMDLPVIMLSVNGETKSVMKGITHGACDYLLKPVRIEELRNIWQHVVRRKFSKRERSNLEIYKDFNKPPSADSCHGHSQIVGGASDQSGRICKKRKEMHSDEEDDGEENDLQEGDEPSAAKKPRVVWSVELHRKFVAAVNQLGIDKAVPKRILELMNVEKLTRENVASHLQKYRLYLKRLSAVASQQASIVAAFGGRDPSFLHMGAFEGIQSYQPFVPSAALSSFNPHGLLTGASAATFGVQELAPAMTVQTATNNGIISHCGSDGSKFQYVGLQENQHANLAQGSTTSLGLPQLEQKWIHQENNDLSTVFSGSALANSLSGALQRVTSSSLPPQELLECTQAKLSIQTSMPMPSMNSELVERTIGISCNLQDSSVSHQGALPINEGFSADKLQLHDPFDGTSGTKFSVTMPVCPSGSLTATNNTKSGASSSCGTVLLAPDTGRHSNYMQFGGASNSRREMDGMKQDHLQNQGLSIGGFSHDFGACMTQQTNASMLPLTPEVKIHSLTSEDKLKQKNVCDFGIPKLHGGVSSTSCNFDGLLSSMIKAEKDDFSFTDNDLGCDFFPLGACI; encoded by the exons ATGCTTTTGGGCGCTGCGAggatggaggagaagaaggggctgatgatggggagggagagggatcGGTTCCCCGTCGGCATGCGGGTGCTCGCGGTCGACGACGACCCCGTGTGCCTCAAGGTGCTCGAGACCCTCCTGCGGCGCTGCCACTACCACG TGACAACAACCAACCAGGCCATTACTGCGCTGAAGCTGCTACGGGAGAACAGGGACATGTTTGATCTGGTTATCAGTGACGTACACATGCCCGACATGGATGGATTCAAGCTCCTTGAGCTTGTAGGGCTTGAAATGGACCTCCCTGTCATCA TGTTATCAGTGAATGGAGAAACGAAATCCGTGATGAAGGGGATTACTCACGGAGCTTGTGACTATCTCCTAAAACCTGTTCGTATCGAGGAGCTTAGGAACATATGGCAGCATGTTGTCAGGAGGAAGTTCAGTAAGCGCGAGCGCAGTAATCTTGAAATCTACAAAGATTTCAATAAGCCACCAAGTGCAGATTCATGCCATGGGCACAGTCAGATTGTTGGTGGTGCTTCTGACCAAAGTGGGAGGATctgcaagaagaggaaggaaatgCATAGCGACGAGGAAGATGACGGAGAGGAGAATGATTTGCAAGAAGGTGATGAACCCTCAGCTGCTAAGAAGCCAAGAGTTGTTTGGTCAGTTGAACTGCATCGAAAATTTGTTGCGGCTGTCAACCAGCTTGGAATTGATA AAGCTGTACCAAAAAGAATTCTTGAGCTTATGAATGTGGAGAAGCTCACCAGGGAAAACGTCGCGAGTCATCTACAG AAATACAGGCTCTACCTCAAACGGTTAAGTGCTGTGGCATCACAGCAAGCTAGCATTGTTGCTGCTTTTGGAGGCAGAGACCCTTCTTTTCTTCACATGGGAGCATTCGAAGGGATTCAGAGTTATCAGCCTTTTGTGCCTTCTGCTGCTCTCTCATCTTTCAACCCACATGGCTTGCTAACTGGAGCCAGTGCAGCAACATTTGGGGTTCAAGAGCTTGCTCCTGCCATGACAGTTCAAACTGCTACCAACAATGGCATAATAAGTCACTGTGGTAGTGATGGGAGCAAATTCCAGTATGTCGGCTTGCAAGAAAACCAACACGCAAATCTGGCACAAGGATCGACCACATCACTTGGGCTGCCCCAACTTGAACAGAAGTGGATCCACCAAGAAAATAATGATTTGTCTACTGTCTTTTCTGGGAGCGCACTGGCTAACAGTCTGTCCGGTGCACTTCAGAGAGTTACAAGCAGTTCATTGCCACCGCAAGAACTTTTGGAGTGCACACAAGCCAAACTTAGCATCCAGACATCGATGCCAATGCCATCTATGAATTCAGAACTGGTTGAAAGGACTATTGGAATTTCATGTAATTTGCAGGATTCAAGTGTATCCCACCAGGGTGCCCTTCCAATAAACGAGGGATTTTCTGCTGACAAGTTACAGTTGCATGATCCATTCGATGGCACTAGTGGAACAAAATTTTCAGTAACCATGCCTGTTTGTCCTTCTGGTAGCCTTACAGCAACCAACAATACCAAGAGTGGTGCCAGTTCCTCTTGTGGCACAGTGCTGCTTGCTCCTGATACTGGGAGACATTCAAACTACATGCAGTTCGGAGGTGCATCGAACTCTAGACGTGAAATGGATGGAATGAAACAAGATCATCTACAGAACCAAGGATTGAGCATTGGAGGTTTCAGTCATGATTTTGGTGCCTGTATGACTCAGCAGACAAATGCTAGTATGTTACCTCTTACACCAGAAGTGAAGATTCACTCATTAACATCAGAGGATAAACTGAAGCAGAAGAATGTTTGTGATTTTGGGATTCCAAAGCTACATGGTGGTGTTAGCTCTACTAGCTGCAATTTTGATGGTCTTCTCAGTTCCATGATCAAAGCG GAGAAGGATGATTTCTCATTCACGGATAATGACCTGGGGTGCGACTTCTTTCCACTTGGTGCCTGCATATGA